The proteins below are encoded in one region of Tessaracoccus aquimaris:
- a CDS encoding carbohydrate ABC transporter permease has product MKRSTWGSEATLAISMVIIVVPIVWLVVTAFNSPRKIISRSFEFSMSNFARLFEPGSVVGAQILNSVVIAVAATVVTMVVAALAGYSLSSLGWSKLVTGILLGLSALIQLIPPMTLVPGLYVVLQQLGMLNSLGGLIILNVLFNLPFATLMLKVYFDALPPAIRESGLVDGASEARIFWSLILPLVKPGLAAVGIYVLIMAWNEFLFGLTMTSGGARAPITVGIAALVQPQEITYGPMAAVGALTVVPIIILAIVANRQIVAGLTGGAVKG; this is encoded by the coding sequence ATGAAGCGCAGTACCTGGGGAAGCGAGGCGACGCTCGCCATCTCGATGGTGATCATCGTGGTGCCGATCGTGTGGCTGGTCGTCACCGCGTTCAACAGCCCACGCAAGATCATCTCGCGAAGCTTCGAGTTCTCGATGAGCAACTTCGCGCGGCTGTTCGAGCCCGGCTCGGTGGTCGGCGCCCAGATCCTCAACTCCGTCGTGATCGCCGTCGCCGCCACCGTCGTGACCATGGTGGTCGCAGCGCTGGCAGGCTACTCGCTCAGCAGCCTCGGCTGGTCAAAGCTCGTGACGGGGATCCTGCTCGGGCTGAGCGCCCTGATCCAACTGATCCCTCCCATGACGCTGGTGCCCGGCCTCTACGTCGTGCTGCAGCAACTCGGCATGCTCAACAGCCTCGGCGGCCTGATCATCCTCAACGTCTTGTTCAACCTGCCGTTCGCGACGCTGATGCTGAAGGTCTACTTCGACGCGCTCCCGCCCGCCATCCGCGAGTCGGGCCTGGTGGACGGCGCCTCGGAGGCGAGGATCTTCTGGTCGCTGATCCTGCCGCTGGTCAAGCCTGGCCTCGCCGCCGTCGGGATCTACGTCCTGATCATGGCCTGGAACGAGTTCCTGTTCGGCCTGACCATGACCTCGGGCGGAGCGAGAGCCCCGATCACCGTCGGCATCGCGGCGCTCGTCCAGCCACAGGAGATCACTTACGGGCCGATGGCGGCAGTCGGGGCGCTCACCGTTGTTCCGATCATCATCCTGGCGATCGTCGCCAACCGCCAGATCGTCGCCGGGCTGACCGGCGGAGCAGTGAAGGGATAG
- a CDS encoding ANTAR domain-containing response regulator produces MNKKPTVIVAEDEALIRLDLVELLTEEGYNVVGEAADGEEAVKLARELDPDLVIMDVKMPKMDGISAAEIIAEERIAPIVMLTAFSQRDLVERARDAGAMAYVVKPFGASDVVPAIEIAMGRFQEITAIEEELASLEDRFESRKIIDQAKGILQQDLGLTEPEAFRWIQKTAMDMRKSMRDVAEGVISHKKK; encoded by the coding sequence ATGAACAAGAAACCAACTGTGATCGTTGCCGAGGACGAGGCCCTTATCCGCCTCGACCTCGTCGAACTGCTGACCGAAGAAGGGTACAACGTCGTCGGCGAGGCCGCCGATGGTGAAGAGGCGGTGAAGCTCGCCCGCGAGCTCGACCCCGACCTCGTCATCATGGACGTCAAGATGCCGAAGATGGACGGCATCAGCGCCGCCGAGATCATCGCGGAGGAGCGGATCGCCCCGATCGTCATGCTGACCGCGTTCAGCCAGCGCGACCTGGTGGAGCGTGCCCGCGACGCCGGGGCCATGGCCTATGTCGTCAAGCCGTTCGGGGCCTCCGACGTGGTGCCCGCCATCGAGATTGCGATGGGGCGCTTCCAGGAGATCACCGCGATCGAGGAGGAACTCGCAAGCCTGGAGGACCGCTTCGAGTCGCGCAAGATCATCGATCAGGCGAAGGGCATCCTGCAGCAGGACCTCGGCCTGACCGAGCCCGAGGCCTTCCGCTGGATACAGAAGACGGCCATGGACATGCGCAAGTCGATGCGCGACGTCGCCGAGGGCGTCATCAGCCACAAGAAGAAGTAG
- a CDS encoding carbohydrate ABC transporter permease yields MRAARRLGGFRFWSIVPFLAVTLIFGVYPFLRVIQMAFGSVNLRGGGMTFEFRGLQNFERAFSDELFRHSVVISFVFVVASTVLSVVFGTALAILTDRATKLQNLARNVLVWPAIIAPVVVSVLWVLILNPQIGVLNTILEAMGAPEQGWLGDGVGAMAAIIAVDVWHWTPLVYLLVYSALKSIDSEVLEASSVDGANRSQTTWHIVIPMLRPALIAATALRVVMGVKVFDEMYLLTRGGPGDSTTIISLLIRGIVFDSVDLGYGSAVSLVTIALVVILALLIVGARALLKRRTS; encoded by the coding sequence ATGCGCGCCGCCCGCCGCCTCGGTGGGTTCAGGTTCTGGTCGATCGTGCCCTTCCTCGCGGTCACCCTCATCTTCGGTGTCTACCCCTTCCTCCGCGTGATTCAGATGGCCTTCGGGTCGGTGAATCTGCGCGGGGGAGGGATGACGTTCGAGTTTCGCGGGCTCCAGAACTTCGAACGCGCCTTCTCCGACGAACTGTTCCGCCACAGCGTGGTCATCAGCTTCGTCTTCGTGGTCGCCTCGACCGTGCTCAGCGTGGTCTTCGGGACCGCCCTTGCGATCCTGACCGACCGCGCCACCAAGCTGCAGAACCTCGCCCGCAACGTCCTTGTCTGGCCCGCCATCATCGCCCCCGTCGTGGTGAGCGTGCTCTGGGTCCTGATCCTCAACCCGCAGATCGGCGTCCTGAACACCATCCTCGAGGCGATGGGCGCACCGGAACAGGGCTGGCTCGGTGACGGCGTCGGCGCCATGGCGGCCATCATCGCCGTCGACGTGTGGCACTGGACGCCGCTGGTGTACCTGCTGGTCTACTCGGCCCTGAAGTCCATCGACAGCGAGGTGCTGGAGGCGTCCTCGGTCGACGGCGCCAACCGCAGCCAGACCACCTGGCACATCGTCATCCCGATGCTGCGCCCTGCGCTGATCGCCGCCACCGCGCTGCGCGTCGTGATGGGCGTCAAGGTCTTCGACGAGATGTACCTGCTGACCCGCGGCGGCCCTGGCGACTCGACGACCATCATCAGCCTGCTGATCCGCGGGATCGTCTTCGACAGCGTCGACCTCGGCTACGGCTCGGCCGTCAGCCTCGTCACCATCGCGCTCGTCGTCATCCTCGCGCTCCTGATCGTCGGCGCGCGGGCCCTGCTGAAGCGGAGGACCTCATGA
- a CDS encoding substrate-binding domain-containing protein, translating to MAPKEPVRMLDVAQEAGVSRATVSLVLRGEGVIGQETRDHVVSVAKRLGYVYDRRAAQLRSGASNVVGLIITDSRNPFFMEFTDAIEGPLAAEEKVLLVAFTHDDVESQRRILRRFIEDRVKDIILVPAIGTTAAELQELKTVANVVLATRPVRGSGLPCVASDATFGSRTGAEHLLWHGAKRLAFYGGISDSPTRRQRAAGFAAAVAEAGAELVAPWNVASHPSAEQVFGQVKDLIRLGEVPDAIACNSDPIAFGVMRALADSGVAIGEEVRVIGFDDLAYSSLWRPSLTSLRVEPKVLGELTAGAILRPRRGGHLHKPTLVTRESCGCR from the coding sequence ATGGCCCCGAAGGAACCCGTGCGCATGCTCGACGTCGCGCAGGAGGCGGGGGTCTCGCGGGCAACCGTCAGCCTGGTGCTCCGCGGCGAGGGCGTCATCGGGCAGGAGACCCGCGACCACGTCGTCTCGGTCGCCAAGCGGCTCGGCTACGTCTACGACCGGCGCGCCGCGCAACTGCGATCTGGCGCCTCCAACGTCGTCGGCCTCATCATCACCGACAGCCGCAACCCGTTCTTCATGGAGTTCACCGACGCCATCGAGGGGCCGCTGGCCGCGGAGGAGAAGGTGCTGCTCGTCGCGTTCACCCACGACGACGTGGAGAGCCAGCGGCGCATCCTGCGGCGGTTCATCGAGGATCGGGTCAAGGACATCATCCTGGTGCCCGCCATCGGCACGACCGCCGCCGAACTGCAGGAACTCAAGACGGTGGCCAACGTGGTGCTCGCGACCAGGCCCGTCAGGGGGAGCGGGTTGCCGTGCGTGGCGAGCGACGCGACGTTCGGGTCCCGCACGGGCGCGGAGCATCTCCTGTGGCACGGCGCCAAACGACTCGCCTTCTACGGTGGCATCAGCGACTCGCCGACCAGGCGCCAGCGGGCCGCGGGGTTCGCCGCCGCGGTCGCGGAGGCGGGGGCCGAACTGGTCGCTCCGTGGAACGTGGCCAGCCACCCGTCGGCTGAGCAGGTGTTCGGCCAGGTGAAGGACCTGATCAGGCTCGGCGAGGTGCCCGACGCGATCGCATGCAACAGCGACCCGATCGCCTTCGGCGTGATGCGCGCCCTCGCCGACTCCGGCGTCGCGATCGGCGAGGAGGTCCGCGTCATCGGCTTCGACGACCTCGCCTACTCCAGCCTGTGGCGCCCTTCGCTGACGTCGCTGCGCGTCGAGCCGAAGGTGCTCGGCGAACTGACCGCGGGCGCGATCCTGAGGCCACGCCGAGGCGGACACCTGCACAAGCCAACGTTGGTGACCCGGGAGTCGTGCGGCTGCCGCTGA
- the rpsA gene encoding 30S ribosomal protein S1 — protein sequence MTSSTEASTVAVDDFGSPEAFMAAVDATIKYFNDGDIVSGTVVKVDRDEVLLDIGYKTEGVIPSKELSIKHDVDPFEVVQVGDEIEALVQQKEDKEGRLILSKKRAQYERAWGTIEKIKEEDGVVTGSVIEVVKGGLIVDIGLRGFLPASLVEMRRVRDLQPYVGMELEAKIIELDKNRNNVVLSRRAWLEQTQSEVRHTFLTQLQKGQIRKGQVSSIVNFGAFVDLGGVDGLVHVSELSWKHIDHPSEVVEVGMPVTVEVLEVDMDRERVSLSLKATQEDPWQTFARLHQIGQIVPGKVTKLVPFGAFVRVGEGIEGLVHVSELAERHVEIPEQVVSVGDDRMVKVIDIDLDRRRVSLSLKQANEGVDVTAIDFDPQLYGMEASYDDQGNYIYPEGFDPETNDWKEGFDEQRAAWEAQYAQAQALWEAHKRQVESAETSERELSVEAGAGYTTESPVEGSLASDESLQALRDKLAGNN from the coding sequence ATGACCTCCTCTACTGAGGCCTCGACTGTCGCAGTCGACGACTTTGGCTCGCCCGAGGCCTTCATGGCCGCGGTTGACGCCACCATCAAATACTTCAATGACGGAGACATCGTCTCCGGCACCGTCGTCAAGGTTGACCGGGACGAGGTCCTGCTCGACATCGGTTACAAGACCGAAGGCGTCATCCCCTCCAAGGAACTCTCCATCAAGCACGACGTGGACCCGTTTGAGGTTGTCCAGGTCGGCGACGAGATCGAAGCTCTCGTCCAGCAGAAGGAGGACAAGGAAGGCCGTCTGATCCTGTCCAAGAAGCGGGCTCAGTACGAGCGCGCCTGGGGCACGATCGAGAAGATCAAGGAAGAGGACGGCGTCGTCACCGGCTCGGTCATCGAGGTCGTCAAGGGCGGCCTCATCGTCGACATCGGCCTGCGTGGCTTCCTGCCCGCGTCGCTGGTTGAGATGCGTCGCGTCCGCGACCTCCAGCCCTACGTCGGCATGGAGCTCGAGGCCAAGATCATCGAGCTCGACAAGAACCGCAACAACGTGGTCCTTTCGCGTCGTGCGTGGCTCGAGCAGACCCAGTCCGAGGTTCGTCACACGTTCCTCACCCAGCTCCAGAAGGGCCAGATCCGCAAGGGTCAGGTCTCCTCGATCGTCAACTTCGGCGCGTTCGTCGATCTCGGCGGCGTCGACGGCCTCGTGCACGTCTCGGAGCTCAGCTGGAAGCACATCGACCACCCGAGCGAGGTTGTCGAGGTCGGCATGCCCGTCACCGTCGAGGTGCTCGAGGTTGACATGGACCGCGAGCGCGTCTCCCTGTCGCTGAAGGCCACCCAGGAAGATCCGTGGCAGACCTTCGCCCGCCTGCACCAGATCGGCCAGATCGTGCCGGGCAAGGTCACCAAGCTGGTTCCGTTCGGTGCGTTCGTGCGCGTCGGCGAGGGCATCGAGGGCCTGGTCCACGTGTCCGAGCTGGCCGAGCGTCACGTCGAGATCCCGGAGCAGGTCGTCTCGGTCGGCGACGACCGGATGGTCAAGGTCATCGACATCGATCTCGACCGTCGCCGCGTCTCCCTGTCGCTGAAGCAGGCGAACGAGGGCGTCGACGTCACCGCGATCGACTTCGATCCGCAGCTCTACGGCATGGAAGCCTCCTACGACGACCAGGGTAACTACATCTACCCCGAGGGCTTCGATCCGGAGACCAACGACTGGAAGGAAGGCTTCGACGAGCAGCGCGCTGCTTGGGAGGCCCAGTACGCCCAGGCACAGGCTCTGTGGGAGGCGCACAAGCGCCAGGTCGAGTCGGCAGAGACCAGCGAGCGCGAGCTCTCGGTCGAGGCCGGCGCCGGCTACACCACCGAGTCCCCGGTTGAGGGCTCGCTTGCCTCCGACGAGTCGCTGCAGGCCCTGCGCGACAAGCTGGCTGGCAACAACTGA
- a CDS encoding PaaI family thioesterase — MNQVPQWAESIISPLDQKLGLEITEMSPQRVVASMPVAGNEQPLGLLHGGASAAMVETLGSFAAMAYGWPDRAGVGVDLNVTHLRSARSGRVTGTATAVHLGRTVVTYQVDIVDDEGRQTATGRLTCQMVPLPPASRPTP; from the coding sequence ATGAACCAAGTGCCGCAGTGGGCCGAGTCGATCATCTCCCCGCTCGACCAGAAGTTGGGCCTCGAGATCACCGAGATGTCCCCGCAACGCGTGGTCGCTTCGATGCCGGTGGCAGGCAACGAGCAGCCGCTCGGGCTGCTGCACGGCGGCGCCTCGGCAGCGATGGTCGAGACTCTCGGGTCCTTCGCTGCGATGGCCTACGGCTGGCCCGACCGGGCGGGCGTCGGGGTCGACCTCAACGTCACACACCTGCGCTCCGCGCGGTCCGGCAGGGTCACGGGCACCGCCACCGCGGTCCACCTGGGCCGCACTGTGGTGACCTACCAGGTCGACATCGTCGACGACGAGGGACGGCAGACGGCGACCGGCCGCCTCACCTGCCAGATGGTCCCGCTGCCGCCCGCTTCCCGCCCCACCCCGTAA
- a CDS encoding class F sortase — translation MSHASTAPKPNRTRLIIIIVAIVVVIGLLVFALTRGSGDKAEPSPEPTTLVTQQEELPKPPTEAATSAPAASPTVSANPAAANCTVVGDGFVPNRFSIERFGVDEPIVALNLDKDGNIAAPPLDEPRMASWWSGGPQPGSDKGKSILSIHTYRTGKALGNEMFADGKSQFQPGDVIKLYGDAGQVKCFQYTGAEKIFIDDYDPDSNVMVDFEGDPSLTIIICWDFKASTEVWESRVFFNFEPVQVS, via the coding sequence GTGTCCCACGCCTCCACCGCACCGAAGCCCAATCGTACCCGGCTGATCATCATCATCGTCGCCATCGTCGTCGTGATCGGCCTGCTCGTGTTCGCGCTGACCCGCGGAAGCGGGGACAAGGCAGAACCGTCCCCCGAGCCGACCACCCTCGTGACACAGCAGGAGGAGCTGCCGAAGCCTCCGACCGAGGCCGCGACGTCCGCGCCCGCCGCGTCGCCGACGGTCTCAGCCAACCCGGCGGCGGCCAACTGCACAGTGGTCGGGGACGGCTTCGTGCCGAACCGCTTCAGCATCGAGCGCTTCGGGGTCGACGAGCCGATCGTGGCTCTGAACCTCGACAAGGACGGCAACATCGCCGCTCCCCCGCTGGACGAGCCGAGGATGGCTTCCTGGTGGAGCGGCGGCCCCCAGCCGGGCTCAGACAAGGGCAAGTCGATCCTGAGCATTCACACGTACCGCACGGGCAAGGCGCTCGGTAACGAGATGTTCGCCGACGGGAAGTCGCAGTTCCAGCCCGGCGACGTCATCAAACTGTACGGTGACGCCGGCCAGGTGAAGTGCTTCCAGTACACCGGCGCCGAGAAGATCTTCATCGACGACTACGACCCGGACTCGAACGTGATGGTCGACTTCGAGGGCGATCCCAGCCTGACGATCATCATCTGCTGGGACTTCAAGGCCTCCACAGAGGTGTGGGAGTCTCGCGTGTTCTTCAACTTCGAGCCGGTCCAGGTCTCATAG
- a CDS encoding extracellular solute-binding protein — protein sequence MEFQRRSFLRAGLIGAGGLATGALVTACGNNDGMMGESAAPTSSGGGGGGSAVKAITVATATTPWLDSYKAIVAEYEKATGVKVTLQDFPFDGLQTQQITAMQQGSNAFDVFQINEGWVGQFYGQSWMRPLKEIDPSFEWDPGIAEFDGLGRWDSKLQITSADGEVVALPLNGNIHILAYRKDLYDKMGLKPPTTWDEAIANGKRAVQEGLCKYGYVTRGQGAPGGNSVTFDFSAVLHSYGAEWIDNPGTDWTSGITTPAAEEAAAKYQELLALGPANPQTIDQAAVIAAMQSGDALQGHMVVAIAPQLENQDKSNVAGMIGYAPVPAGPERRSPISGAWTFGVPAGLPDDRAKAGLDFMKWITSKEAQTSWAKGGGVITRSDVLDEVGSEIPQLGAMRDSLADVHQGIRFPFGHALLASTEVNLNKIVAGQSSIPDGFKVIADDTAKAVTEAGLG from the coding sequence ATGGAATTTCAAAGGCGAAGCTTCCTCAGGGCTGGTCTCATCGGGGCGGGTGGCCTTGCCACCGGCGCGCTGGTGACGGCCTGTGGCAATAACGACGGGATGATGGGGGAGAGCGCAGCCCCCACCTCGAGCGGCGGCGGTGGGGGCGGCTCGGCGGTCAAGGCGATCACCGTCGCGACCGCGACGACGCCGTGGCTGGACAGCTACAAGGCAATCGTCGCCGAGTATGAGAAGGCGACCGGCGTGAAGGTGACGCTGCAGGACTTCCCGTTCGACGGCCTGCAGACGCAGCAGATCACGGCCATGCAGCAGGGCTCCAACGCGTTCGACGTGTTCCAGATCAACGAGGGCTGGGTCGGCCAGTTCTACGGCCAGTCCTGGATGCGGCCCCTCAAGGAGATCGACCCCTCCTTCGAATGGGACCCGGGGATCGCCGAGTTCGACGGCCTCGGCCGCTGGGACAGCAAACTCCAGATCACGAGCGCCGACGGTGAGGTCGTCGCCCTGCCGCTCAACGGCAACATCCACATCCTCGCGTACCGCAAGGACCTCTACGACAAGATGGGCCTCAAGCCCCCGACCACGTGGGACGAGGCGATCGCCAACGGCAAGCGCGCCGTGCAGGAGGGCCTCTGCAAGTACGGCTACGTCACCCGCGGGCAGGGGGCGCCGGGCGGCAACTCCGTCACCTTCGACTTCTCGGCCGTGCTGCACAGCTACGGCGCCGAGTGGATCGACAACCCGGGCACCGACTGGACCTCCGGCATCACCACGCCCGCGGCGGAGGAGGCGGCGGCCAAGTACCAGGAACTGCTCGCCCTCGGCCCCGCCAACCCGCAGACCATCGACCAGGCCGCAGTCATCGCGGCGATGCAGTCCGGCGACGCGCTGCAGGGCCACATGGTCGTGGCCATCGCGCCCCAGCTTGAGAACCAGGACAAGTCGAACGTCGCGGGCATGATCGGCTACGCGCCCGTCCCCGCGGGACCCGAGCGGCGCTCCCCGATCAGCGGCGCCTGGACCTTCGGCGTGCCCGCCGGCCTCCCGGACGACCGCGCGAAGGCGGGCCTCGACTTCATGAAGTGGATCACGAGCAAGGAGGCCCAGACGAGCTGGGCGAAGGGCGGCGGCGTCATCACCCGCTCCGATGTGCTCGACGAGGTCGGCTCCGAGATCCCGCAGCTCGGGGCGATGCGCGACTCGCTCGCCGACGTGCACCAGGGCATCCGGTTCCCCTTTGGCCACGCCCTGCTCGCCTCGACCGAGGTCAACCTCAACAAGATCGTCGCGGGACAGTCCTCCATCCCTGACGGGTTCAAGGTCATCGCCGACGACACCGCCAAGGCGGTCACAGAGGCGGGGCTCGGCTGA
- a CDS encoding sulfatase-like hydrolase/transferase — MPPTPDTPNVLLIHGHDMGRWLSCYGLPNVPTPNLNAFGDTAIVFEQAFSAAPLCTPSRGAMLTGMLPHANGLNGLSHDSWLYFDDVRTLPEYLSDEGYLTTLIGLQHENPDPLVLGYEQVRGLGFLPRSEPVVDAMLEWLAEQDGQRPWFCNVGCWEAHRPWPETDYVPADPATVHVPAYLPDNEHTRADIAAMYGALAQFDENFGRLLAEVDDETLIIVTTDHGVPFPAPRARCSTRGSASP, encoded by the coding sequence ATGCCACCCACGCCGGACACGCCCAACGTCCTGCTCATCCACGGCCACGACATGGGCCGCTGGCTGTCGTGCTACGGGCTGCCCAACGTCCCCACCCCCAACCTGAACGCCTTCGGCGACACGGCCATCGTGTTCGAACAGGCGTTCTCGGCGGCGCCGCTGTGCACCCCGTCGCGCGGGGCGATGCTGACGGGCATGCTTCCGCACGCCAACGGGCTCAACGGCCTGTCGCACGACTCCTGGTTGTACTTCGACGACGTCAGGACGCTGCCCGAGTACCTCTCGGACGAGGGCTACCTGACCACGTTGATCGGGCTGCAGCACGAGAACCCCGACCCGCTGGTGCTCGGCTACGAGCAGGTGCGCGGGCTCGGGTTCCTGCCAAGGAGCGAACCGGTCGTCGACGCGATGCTCGAGTGGCTCGCCGAGCAGGACGGGCAGCGGCCCTGGTTCTGCAACGTCGGGTGCTGGGAGGCGCACCGTCCGTGGCCCGAGACGGACTACGTTCCGGCCGATCCCGCGACGGTGCACGTGCCCGCCTACCTGCCGGACAACGAGCACACCAGGGCCGACATCGCAGCCATGTACGGGGCGCTCGCGCAGTTCGACGAGAACTTCGGTCGGCTGCTCGCCGAGGTCGACGACGAGACGCTCATCATCGTGACCACCGACCACGGCGTGCCCTTCCCCGCGCCAAGAGCACGCTGCTCGACTCGGGGGTCGGCGTCACCCTGA
- the polA gene encoding DNA polymerase I has product MNTPGKLLLIDGHSVAYRAFFALPVENFATSTGQHTNAVFGFTSMLINVLRDEQPTHLAVAFDVARESFRTEEYPEYKANRAKSPDEFKGQVQLIKEVLDALNVAYVEKPGYEADDIIATLSTQAAADGFDVFIVSGDRDAMQLVNERVTVLYPRKGVSDLARMTPEAVEEKYLVPPAVYPELAALVGETSDNLPGVPGVGPKTAAKWLTQFDGLENLVARSEQAPGKAGESFRAHLDDVVRNRKLNALVRDLDVDLAVPETARHEWDREKVHTLFDALEFRVLRERLLELAPAEPVATESFEVAGARLTGDDLAPWLSTHAQDTTAVEFVGTWGSGTGDITGIAFAAGDGDGAFVDTADLTPADDAALAAWLSDPERRKLVHEAKGPMLGCWARGWDLQGVELDTLLAAYLLRPDQRTYDLGDLAVRYLHRDLSAAAQQHDDDAQAAFSFDEDEADEAADAALLRARAVFDLAEALTGQLEERGAARLMESVEVPLQRQLAVMERVGVAVDVERLERLRDDFDTAVAAAQQAAYDVLGHVVNLGSPKQLQAVLFDELEMPKTRKTKSGYTTDAEALESLFAKTAHPFLEHLLAHRDAIRLRQTVDGLLAAVAPDGRVHTTYVQTIAATGRLSSTDPNLQNIPIRTSVGRQIRSAFVPGEGYESLMSADYSQIEMRIMAHASGDEGLIDAFASGRDFHGEMASLVFRVEPDDVTSEMRARIKAMNYGLAYGLSAYGLSNQLKISVGEAKGLMEDYFSRVGGVHDYLAGIVDQARKVGYTETMLGRRRYLPDLTTTNRQRREMAERAALNSPIQGSAADVIKVAMINVGDALEREGLKSRVLLQVHDELVLEVAPGEREALAVLVDREMEGAFDLAVPLSVSVGVGPNWESAAH; this is encoded by the coding sequence GTGAACACCCCTGGAAAGCTGCTGCTGATCGACGGCCACTCGGTGGCCTACCGCGCGTTCTTCGCGCTCCCCGTCGAGAACTTCGCCACGAGTACCGGACAGCACACCAATGCGGTGTTCGGGTTCACGTCGATGCTGATCAACGTGCTGCGCGACGAGCAGCCGACGCACCTGGCGGTCGCCTTCGACGTGGCGCGCGAGTCGTTCCGCACGGAGGAGTACCCCGAGTACAAGGCGAACCGGGCGAAGTCGCCTGACGAGTTCAAGGGCCAGGTGCAGCTCATCAAGGAGGTGCTCGACGCCCTCAACGTCGCATACGTCGAGAAGCCGGGATACGAGGCGGACGACATCATCGCGACGCTGTCGACGCAGGCCGCCGCCGACGGCTTCGACGTGTTCATCGTCTCGGGCGACCGCGACGCCATGCAGTTGGTCAACGAGCGCGTCACGGTGCTGTATCCGCGCAAGGGCGTCTCCGACCTCGCACGGATGACCCCGGAGGCCGTCGAGGAGAAGTACCTCGTGCCGCCGGCGGTGTACCCCGAACTGGCGGCCCTCGTCGGCGAGACGAGCGACAACCTGCCCGGGGTTCCCGGCGTCGGCCCGAAGACGGCTGCCAAGTGGCTGACGCAGTTCGACGGCCTCGAGAACCTGGTCGCCCGCTCCGAGCAGGCGCCAGGCAAGGCGGGCGAGTCGTTCCGCGCCCACCTCGACGACGTGGTGCGCAACCGCAAGCTCAACGCGCTGGTGCGCGACCTCGACGTCGACCTGGCGGTGCCGGAGACCGCGCGCCACGAGTGGGACCGCGAGAAGGTGCACACGCTGTTCGACGCGCTCGAGTTCCGCGTGCTGCGCGAGCGGCTGCTCGAACTCGCCCCCGCGGAGCCGGTGGCGACCGAGAGCTTCGAGGTGGCGGGCGCCCGGCTGACCGGCGACGACCTCGCCCCCTGGCTCTCCACGCACGCCCAGGACACCACCGCCGTCGAGTTCGTCGGGACCTGGGGAAGCGGCACCGGTGACATCACCGGGATCGCCTTCGCGGCCGGTGACGGCGACGGCGCCTTCGTCGACACCGCCGACCTGACCCCCGCAGACGACGCCGCCCTCGCGGCCTGGCTGTCCGACCCGGAGCGCAGGAAGCTGGTCCACGAGGCGAAGGGGCCGATGCTCGGCTGCTGGGCCCGCGGCTGGGACCTGCAGGGCGTCGAACTGGACACGCTGCTCGCCGCCTACCTGCTGCGCCCCGATCAGCGGACCTACGACCTCGGGGATCTGGCCGTTCGTTATCTCCACCGCGACCTGAGCGCCGCGGCGCAGCAGCACGACGACGACGCGCAGGCGGCGTTCTCCTTCGACGAGGACGAGGCGGACGAGGCGGCCGACGCCGCCCTGCTTCGGGCCCGTGCGGTCTTCGACCTCGCGGAGGCGCTGACCGGTCAGCTCGAGGAACGCGGTGCCGCTCGGCTGATGGAGTCGGTCGAGGTGCCGCTGCAGCGCCAACTGGCGGTCATGGAGCGGGTCGGGGTCGCCGTCGACGTGGAGCGTCTCGAGCGGCTCCGCGACGACTTCGACACCGCCGTCGCCGCGGCCCAGCAGGCCGCGTACGACGTCCTGGGGCACGTGGTCAACCTCGGCTCACCCAAGCAGCTTCAGGCGGTGCTCTTCGACGAGTTGGAGATGCCGAAGACCCGCAAGACCAAGTCGGGCTACACCACCGACGCGGAGGCGCTGGAGTCGCTGTTCGCGAAGACGGCCCACCCGTTCCTGGAGCACTTGCTTGCGCACCGCGACGCGATCCGGCTGCGGCAGACCGTCGACGGCCTGCTCGCGGCCGTGGCGCCGGACGGGCGCGTCCACACCACCTACGTCCAGACGATCGCGGCGACCGGCCGGCTGTCGTCGACCGACCCCAACCTGCAGAACATCCCGATCCGGACCTCGGTCGGCAGGCAGATCCGCTCGGCCTTCGTGCCGGGGGAGGGCTACGAGTCGCTGATGTCGGCCGACTACTCGCAGATCGAGATGCGCATCATGGCGCATGCGAGCGGCGATGAGGGTCTGATCGACGCGTTCGCCTCGGGCCGCGACTTCCACGGCGAGATGGCGTCTCTGGTGTTCCGCGTCGAACCAGACGACGTCACCTCGGAGATGCGCGCCCGGATCAAGGCCATGAACTACGGCCTGGCATACGGCCTGTCCGCCTACGGGCTGTCCAACCAACTGAAGATCTCCGTCGGCGAGGCCAAGGGGCTGATGGAGGACTACTTCTCCCGCGTCGGCGGCGTGCACGACTACCTGGCGGGCATCGTCGACCAGGCGCGGAAGGTCGGCTACACCGAGACCATGCTCGGCAGGCGCCGCTACCTTCCCGACCTGACCACCACCAACCGGCAGCGCCGCGAGATGGCGGAGCGGGCGGCGCTGAACTCGCCCATCCAGGGCTCGGCGGCCGACGTCATCAAGGTCGCGATGATCAACGTCGGCGACGCGCTGGAGCGGGAGGGGCTGAAGAGCCGCGTGCTGCTGCAGGTCCACGACGAACTGGTGCTCGAGGTGGCGCCGGGGGAGCGTGAGGCGCTCGCCGTCCTGGTGGATCGGGAGATGGAGGGCGCCTTCGATCTGGCGGTGCCGCTCAGCGTCTCGGTGGGGGTCGGCCCGAACTGGGAGTCCGCCGCACACTGA